A single Anopheles maculipalpis chromosome 3RL, idAnoMacuDA_375_x, whole genome shotgun sequence DNA region contains:
- the LOC126562783 gene encoding ribonuclease P protein subunit p25-like protein yields the protein MMHYKKGKNVEEELSQDQIPIEVLPEQFLWMHVKGGSAVMNLVEHAKKALEDGTHRSVVWSGSDGGVGKTISCAEIIKRHFELHQVTRICYRKVEEFWDPQENGLEQIVAKRNIPCVHILTSLDEIDPKVPGYQHSKTQGGFWTGAGLGPSDGSPRKRPQGQRPKEGGDKKGNYFTGPQLKKIANRHYSNGGDEPAGSNSNGANRQQNNKGKGGRGHKNGPGGDGAGNSRNNKGKQKEGNNRRKSNVTEVGESSGGGGGGKKGSGGKDKTDNGDPQ from the exons ATGATGCACtacaagaaaggaaagaacGTGGAGGAGGAACTATCGCAGGACCAGATTCCGATCGAAGTTTTGCCGGAGCAGTTTCTCTGGATGCATGTGAAGGGTGGTTCGGCGGTAATGAATCTGGTCGAGCATGCGAAAAAAGCCCTAGAAGATGGTACGCATCGTTCCGTCGTTTGGAGCGGTTCGGATGGTGGTGTTGGCAAGACGATAAGCTGTGCGGAAATCATAAAGCGACACTTTGAGCTGCACCAGGTCACACGGATTTGTTACAGGAA AGTTGAAGAGTTTTGGGACCCACAGGAGAATGGATTGGAGCAAATCGTCGCCAAACGGAATATTCCCTGTGTGCACATTCTAACCTCGCTGGACGAGATAGACCCAAAGGTGCCAGGCTACCAGCATTCCAAAACACAGGGTGGATTCTGGACGGGGGCAGGCCTAGGGCCTAGCGATGGTAGTCCTCGCAAGCGCCCACAAGGACAGCGTCCCAAGGAGGGTGGCGATAAGAAAGGAAACTACTTTACCGGACCTCAGCTTAAGAAAATAGCGAATCGACACTATTCGAACGGTGGTGATGAGCCGGCTGGCTCGAATAGCAATGGCGCGAATCGACAACAGAATAACAAAGGGAAAGGGGGAAGGGGTCACAAAAATGGTCCCGGTGGAGATGGTGCTGGAAATTCACGTAACAACAAGGGTAAGCAGAAGGAAGGCAACAATCGGCGGAAATCGAACGTGACTGAGGTAGGTGaaagtagtggtggtggtggtggtggaaagaaAGGAAGTGGCGGGAAGGATAAAACTGATAATGGAGACCCTCAGTGA
- the LOC126562969 gene encoding MOB kinase activator-like 4 — protein MKMADGSTILRRNRPGTKAKDFSNWADEVFEEMDSTLAVQQYIQQMIKKDPSNVDQILTMPDGQDEGVWKYEHLRQFCMELNGLAVRLQTQCFPATCTQMTATEQWIFLCAAHKTPKECPAIDYTRHTLDGAACLLNSNKYFPSRVSIKDSSVAKLGSVCRRVYRIFSHAYFHHRRIFNEFEDETSLCLRFTNFVTKYTLMSKENLIVPIPECELTPGESEA, from the exons ATGAAGATGGCTGACGGTTCTACAATTTTGCGACGAAACAGACCCGGAACAAAGGCAAAG GACTTTTCCAACTGGGCCGATGAAGTGTTCGAGGAGATGGATAGCACGCTTGCCGTGCAGCAGTACATCCAGCAGATGATCAAGAAGGACCCGTCGAATGTGGACCAAATTCTTACGATGCCAGACGGGCAGGATGAGGGTGTGTGGAAGTATGAGCACCTGAG ACAATTTTGCATGGAATTGAACGGGCTGGCGGTGAGACTACAGACGCAGTGCTTTCCGGCCACCTGTACCCAGATGACTGCCACCGAGCAGTGGATTTTTCTGTGTGCGGCACACAAAACGCCCAAAGAGTGTCCGGCCATCGATTACACCCGACACACGCTCGACGGTGCTGCATGCTTGTTGAATAGTAATAAGTATTTCCCGAGCAG GGTGTCCATCAAAGATTCGTCGGTAGCAAAGCTAGGTTCGGTGTGTCGCCGGGTGTATCGAATTTTCTCGCACGCTTACTTCCACCATCGGCGAATATTCAACGAGTTCGAGGACGAGACATCACTCTGTCTCCGGTTTACCAACTTTGTCACGAAGTACACGCTCATGTCGAAGGAAAATTTGATCGTTCCCATTCCGGAATGTGAGCTTACGCCCGGTGAAAGTGAAGCCTAA